In Capricornis sumatraensis isolate serow.1 chromosome 2, serow.2, whole genome shotgun sequence, the DNA window AGTTTGTGTGTTGTGTGCAAACTTTTGGTATGTTGTGGTTTAGAAGTAAATAGTGAAATGATTCATTCCTAATGTATAGATATTGCTTTGGTTGCAATATATCACACTAAATTTTCTTTGCTGAGCTTTTTAGATTTCATTCTTAGGATGTAGAGTGATCAAAATTAGTTATAATTATATGATCACTACGTGATAAGCTGTGTTGTATTTCACATATGTTAACAAGCTTTACTGTTATGGGCATAACAATCCCATTATTATAATTATCCTAATTTTGTATTAAAGGAAACTTGGCATAGATGTTTTAAATGACTTACTCACACCAGTATCTGGGCTTATAGCAAAACACCATATTTCCTCCAAACATAAAGGAATGTATATTTATGGTCAGATTATTAAATATTGATTGAAGTAATATGTTCCATTTATATGAGCATAACAGATAtgattcaacaagtatttgtAATCCTTCTAGGTAATTAACtgcacttttttttcttatacaaaAAGAATCAGAACCTGGTATCTCAGGAGTTTACCATCTAGAGATTAATTGTCAATCAAAAATTAGCAATGAGACatgtaacaaaatatttaatttagcaCATGATTTGTGAAAAATgttgtaagatttttttaaattggcaacCAATTCCAAGTGTCACTTTTAAGACACAGCTTCAAGCTTGTTTGTTATTTATcttcaaatcattttaaaaaatttaaaaaaaagtattcatgGTCAGTAAATAAAAAGGACAAGGCATAAAGACTGAAGATTTATAAGAAGAATTGATAACAGTGAGTAGAAAGAGTGGTGTATTTGGAAAAGTGACTGAATTAAGTTTTAAAGATGCTTAGGAAATATTTGTTTTCCAATGACCTGTAAATCTCTCCTTGTTTTCAGCTCTGCTCGGTCTTTTGTCAAAACTTCTTATCACCGTTATACAACCTTAATTATCTCAATTGTTATCCTACCtctgatatttttaagaaatagtcAGTGTCTACAAACTAggggaaataaaagtgaaaaatgatgtAGTTCCTGTAGGTCATCCTCCAGGAGTGTACAGAGTGGATGCTAAATGGTGTACTGCGGGCCTGGAGGGGCATGCAGAGGACAGTCTCCACACCATGCCTTCTATAACGACTGTGTTACATGACTATCATGAGAGTGACCAGAAATATTGCTGTTGAGACTTTTGTGACAGAAACTGCAATAACTGCATGCACTCTGGAGAAGTGACATGGCTTGATAACTGTTAGAAAATAATGAATATGCCAGCTATAATTTGGGAACCAATACCCTTGAATTTTATTTCccacaataaagtaaaaacagaacaacatgcaaatgaaattaatttaGTTAAACATAATTGATTAAGAAAGATTTATTTTGGCCTTTTATGTCAGAGGGAAAGCTGGAATTTACTGTGTTGATGACTTTCCCTGCATTTCTGTCTCTTAgtcctctctttcacttttaagcaagctttctgaaaatatttatttggttctgCACTTAGTATACCTGCTTCTATATTATGAAGGTAAAAAGACTatgcaaatgaaaagaaataagttaTCATATAGGTTAGACAAAAATCCTATCAATGAAGAAAATTGTCTTCCTCTTAAATAATTGCACATTTTGTGTTAGTTACCTTTACTCGATTTATGATGCACTTTGCAGGAATTTGAAGACAAAATCACAGTATATTAGAGTTAGGATGGAACTTTGTAATTAGTTGTTCTCTTTAGTAAATGAAAAATCAAGACTCccataattaattaaattttcccAAGTCTTAGAGGTAGGACCACCCTGAGGAAATGTAGTGATTATTAGGTGAGATGGTGTATGTATAAGCTCATGGCTGGACACAGAATGGGCACAGAGAGGGAATGTGTTGAATCTGAGTCACTCATATAAATCTTATATAACCCTGAGACTTTTCCATATAAATCTCTATTAGGAAAGGAAGGAGTCAAGACTTGTTTTAgtaaattgtggaaaataaatatttctactcTTGCTCATGTGTGTATAAGACATAAATTActtaatataacaaaaaaagaagggggtagcagaggatgagatggttaaatagcatcaccaaatcaatagacatgaatctgagcaaactttaggagatagtgaagaacaggggagcccTGTGTGCCGTGTGCgacagggtcgcaagagtcagacacaacttagcagctgaacaacaagcaCTATAAGCAAAACTAACTCAAGTAAATATGTTCCCCCATTTTCATTATAGACATTTAAATAAACTAAGCATAATTTCTACCTTGactaatttcacctttttctaaaACTATACATATTTATCTTAAAATACAGATGAAATCAAAAAATATGCTTAATAAAAGAAGCTGGACACGAAAGACTATATGCTTTGTAACTTCACTTATATTAAATGTCTAGAAAAAGCAAATCTttgaaaaaagaatgcatattggTGGCCCTTCAGCTGAGGATCGATTGGAGATGGGCGTGAATTTTCTTTTTGCAGTGgtgaaaatgatttaaaataagatTGTGTAAAATAAGATTGTGGTGATCCTTGCATAGCTATGTGAATAGaataataatcattaaaatgTGTATTAAATGGGTGATTTTATATAAGGTGATTATATTCGATAAAACTATTatgcatttttgcttttattattgaattaaaattatctttaatattttaatttagtgtTTTTAAATAGGGTTTTCTAGTACTGTCTAGCTGCTTGTCCTCAAATTTATTTTACCAGGAGACAGTTATTGTCACACTGCAATCCAGTACAATCTAGCTTTAAACTTTTCTTAAAGTCTCCTATTTAAATTTATGGTTTTGAATGACATCTATTTGGAAGCTTGCTCTTCTCTATTTTGTTAAATAGTTTTCTTGattattgttactattttgaATACTCATAATGAGATTCCTGAAGTATTCACTTTTTCCTTCATTCTCCTGAATATGAACATCCTGTAAGAGCTTATTtgtctttattctttaaaatgccCTATGTATATATGGAATAACCATAAGTTTCAAACAGTGATTTTCTAAATACCTAGTTCTAAATACCTAAATATCTAGTTCATTAATTCTCCCTTGTCAGCTTCTTTTCCAACTGTAATCATGCTATTCTTATTTATATGTCCTGGGTATACCtgaaatttattaaaagaaatctaTCACTATACTACAAAAAATAATATGAGTTTCTAGCTTTTCCACTATTTTCAATGATAGTATGAATTATCTGGATGCTCAGGAATttatgtttcttaattttattcattattcttAATCATTTACCATATACCACCAAAATTATTTGCAATATCATTTTGAGAGCATATACCTTTTCAATTTTCATGGAAATTGTTGATTATAGTCCATTGTAAAATAAGTATGTAATTCCATGTCTTGAAAACCATAGTATTTTCCTTCCAGTCAACACAGAATTAATTAAAATACCATCTTCAGTACACTAAATTTGTAATGAATTAATCCTCTATAATGTTTTCACTTACTTGCTGTAAAGGCGCATTATGAGAAACAATGTGTTCAAGACgttatttgaaattataaatcTAATGTTCACTCTCCGTGATGCCCTTCATGTGGTTCTGGATACTGTTTTCTGCATCTTTTATAAAGATGTGAACCAGTTTGGAGGCAGATTTTTTGGAGCTCTGGGAATCCAAATTTCAGTGGGAGTAGTTACAACACTGGGGCTGCTGTGATAGCATAACCAGGAGAGATGTTCACTCTTAATTTCTGGTCCTGTAATATGCTTTGCTTTCCTTGAGTACTGGAATGATTAAAATAGTCATGAGAGTATTGGGTTTTTGTGATATAATAAGTACAGACAGCTTTGATTTAATGGACGCTTCCTTTTCCTCACATTATTCCCAAACTACATTCTTAGCTTCCTTCTAACCATTTTATGGTATCATTTCAGATAAATAATCTCTAGACCTTTATGACCATTACATCTTTAATAGAACTATACATGTTACACAATTACTCCTAAAAGTGCATATTATGTGCACActaatatatttagaaatagaaaattgtAAAGATATACTAAGAATAATTCACATTAAATTACTTCAAACTTCATATTATACGTTAATGTTACAACTAACTGTTTTATGGTcattaaaatactaattttttttaaaatttatttaccttGCTatgagagtttcagagaatatttATATggcaaaatatgttttcattgtcattgccCTTTTTACTATAAAATCTTACAGTAAATTATTCTTTTATAAGAGTTTACTTTTATACAGTTTATCATATTGATCATCCTAATGTACTTTGCACAGCAGGCTTCACAGTCTGTTTCAATAACTTGCCAACAATGTCATGAGTAACTTTCGAATTGGTTGACATATCTGTATCTTATCTGCAAGTTCTTATTTAATTCCAGTCAAATTCACTATTCAACCAAGGGCTTAATGTAAATTTTTGTCATAGACTAGCTTTTATTATGAGTCAGTATTAttgatgagaatttttatttaCAAGTGTTAAAATCTTTCAACTCATATAAGGCAAAACTCCTCCCAAGATATAATTTATTCTATCACTTAATTTGCAGATAATAGAAATAGTTTCTGTGTGCTTTTCAATAGCATTTGCTGAtaaggaatatattttatttattgtcatACTGCTCATCTTAGTCATTTTTatagaatggcagaaaatacAAGTAACTTCTCTGTGGAATGTGGCTTTTGTTCTTTTGGTATTAGTAAGAAATGGAAACACTTTTTACTACATTTCGTTAAAATTTAAAGCCTTCCACTGGTTATCATTGACTATTAATATTGCAAGTAAAATTGTAGaggtttattttatgttttatatatttagtttttgGTGTTTTACTAATTTTGATGACTAGCTAATTTATCAAGGTACAATATGTATTGTCACATTCACTGTTAATAAAGATGGAAGTAAATCCATGttgtgaaataatttttcttaactttaaatattttggcCAGTTTACTGTATCTTGTATTTGTCAGTTATGTATCTCATTGTTCTTTTATTAATACTTTGTGATTTAGCTAAGGAAAAGTTCATATTGTGGGTATAATTATCAGTTCTGTCATTTTATAATCAtttacatgaattttaaaaacaagaatgatCTTCGATCCAAGGTTTATtcacagaaacatttttaaagcccTAATGAAGTTGTGGAGGATGAATTGAGCTAACATGAGATAATATAATCTTTTAgcattccctctccttcactttaGCACACCTAAGCTATTATACAGAGAGACAGCTGTTTATTGAATGACAATTTGTTCAAAGCAAATGACCTTGAAGAGAACTGCTTTTGATCCCCCTCTGTCTTTGGTTACTCACATCTTCTCCAGAAACTTTAAATGCCATATATCATGACCAGGCAACACAGATTAATTGAATACCTAAAATAATCTGTGTAGTAAATAATAACAAAACTTACTTGTCATTTAATGTTAAAAGACATAAATAGATGTTCTCATTTTTTTGTACCTAATTAAATGATTACAGTTAGCTTAAAATGCATGCACCCTCCTTAAAACAATGGGTTTaaataactatttaaaataaCTGCTTAATTCAGGCTTCTCTTTTGTTTCAACTATGAATTTTGACCCAATAAAATATTCCTCCAGATTCTTCATTACTTATATAATATCCTTTATTCTTGATTAAATATGTACCCTAAGTTACTGGTCAGGGTAAAATTCTGTGATTCTCGATACATGCCTTCTCTCTTCTCAAATGTTTAATACTCTCATTCTATCTTTATTTAAACTGCCGAGGAACAACAGTTGTCTTAGCCTAAAGATTTATACAAATCAAGACATTCACCCTCTTTTCTCCAAATGGAAAGACAAAATTCTGTAGGTTACTCTGTTCATCTCAGTGAGGTATTGGTATTTCCTCTAATTTAGTCATAATCCCACATGAATATCCCATATCTTAGAGACAAAATTCTAAAGTTAACCTCCAACAACTCCTTGataatgaacaacaacaaaaaattgaaatttgTCAACAAATACTATACATACACAATGACCATAAATATTTTAGGAAGGAAACAGTCTTAGTTTCTATAATCATCATTCTACTAATGTTAAACtattgtaatatttatttatggctatcTTCTTTTACTACCAATTGcattcttcttttgtcttcatcCAAGATCTCCATTGATGGTGATTCTTTTCTTGGTGGAGTGAATCAAATTCTAATTTGTACTAAGTTgtgtaattttcatatttttactacTTGATATGCAAATACTGTGAGGCACCACAGAGAATCACATGGGTTTCAAATATGATTTTTCCTACCCTGCTGTGTAACAGTAGTACTGGTACACCTTGCTCAATGGGTCAACCTTCTTAGCTGTTTTAATAAACTCTTTTCATTGAATCAGAGGCATAAGGAAACAGAAATTGGTTTCTCTTTACTTTCAGATCAAAGGAAAATCATTTTAACCTATTTTTGGGGAGATTTAATTATTGGGAACTACGATATGTAAAGGAGAggacaagaaaacaaaatgtatgaatactaattaaaatatagataaaatattttttgttataaaaGCATAGATTTTGTAGTTACATGTAGGATCTGATTCTAGGTCTACTACTTAACAATTTCTGTGACAAGTTTGTTAAATTTTATAATGTGCAATTTTCTGGtggtaaatataaataatattctctATTTTCACTGTGTGAGGTTAAGAGTAAATGCATGCAAAGTGCCTTAGACATGGTTAGAACTCAaccaacagtattttaaaatctaagaatttatagaaaaatttaaaattacaactTAAATGGATGATAATATGTTGGAATGATTTTGCACTTGGATGTGCAATTCAGAATGCTTTGTTGCATATATGCTTGTGTAGGGAAAAGTAATAATTTCCCAAAATATGACTTCTGTTCAGTGTAAAATCTTATACCTCTGTCTCTGGATGATGAttacaatgacaacaacaatgaTGATGCCTTTGAGGATTGTAATATTTAAGTTAAAAGGCTGATCTGGAACTCACATTcttggtctttatttttattattgctttcttCATGTCTTTATTCCTAAATGAGTAAATGATTGGATTTAAAAGGGGAGTAAAAATCGTATAAAACACAGAGAAGATCTTACCTATGAAAACATGGCTGAATGGCCATATATAGATAAAGAGGCAAGGTCCAAAGAATAGTACCACCACGGTGATGTGGGCTGAAAGAGTGGACATGGCCTTGGAATATCCACTGGAGGAGTGATGATGGACAGTTATCAGGATGATGCTataggaaatgaacagaaatatgaaacagaacaaagaaaGTAGTCCACTAAATGCAATGACTAATAGGTCTAAGACATAGGTGTCAGTGCAGGCAAGTTTGATCACCTGAGGCAGGTCACAGAAAAAACTATCCACAACATTGGGGGCACAAAATGGTAAAGTCACTATAAAAACCATTTGGCTAACAGAATGCACAAATCCAGCAGTCCAGGAGAAAAGTGCAAGTCTGATGCAAATACGGTGGCTCATAATATTTTTGTAATGAAGGGGTTTGCATATGGCAATTAATCTATCAATTGCCATGGCTACAAGCAACATCATCTCACTTCCACCTAAAaggtgaaggaaaaaaatctgggcCATGCATCCTTCATAAGAAATGGCCTTATTTTCACTAATTAAGTCACCAATCATTTTAGGAGTAGCAAAGGAAGCCAGAGACATATCAATAAAGGACAAGTTGACCAGTAGGAAGTACATTGGAGACTGTAATTGAGGGTCCAATTTCACTACCAAGATTATAATGAGGTTACTTAATAAAATGGCTACgtaaataatggaaaaaaagtaaaaaaagaaaatctgtaactCATGAGACTCTGTGAGTCCCagcaaaataaattcagccactacAGAGTgattttgtttctccatttgtttgGCTGTTGGCAAATGTTacctaaaacaaaaccaaaatagaaaGTCTGTTAGTTGAATTTGAAAGATAAGTGCATAGtcacttaacttttttttcctaaaattcacTGAATgcttaaaaaggataaaaaagaatTAACACTAAATCCAGTTTTTTGAAAGAGATAGACACAATTTCTTAACAAAAATTATGAGGAATATCTGCCATAAACCAAGATATTTGAAGGAAATTGAAACTATCAATATGTAACTCATATTTGGGCTTAACAAAAGTGATGATCTCAGCTGGTGGGAGAATATGCAAGCTCTTTGACATCTCTTTTAGAgtttgagaaatagatttattctTCCTCCATAGACAAAAAAAATAAGGTCTACCATCTTGAACTCTAATAATAGTAAGGGTCATGTAAgtgaaagacttccctggtggcttagatggtaaagcggctgtctacaatgcgggacacccaggttctatccctgggttgggaagatcccctggagaaggaaatggcaatccactccaatgctattgcctggaaaatcccatggacagaggagcctggtagctacagatcatggggtcgcaaagagttggacaccactgagcgacttcactttctttctttcactttcaagtgaaAGAAAGGCCAAATGGTTTTCTAATTATAAGCAGGACTAAGAGAAATGAAACTGGGTAACTGGAATATAGAGCATTAACAATCTAGAAGTCGTTCTGTAGTTGCTGCTAAAAGTCAGATGAACAGAGAGATAATAAACATTATCAGTTTTGAGACAAATGAATCTATGTTTGGCAAATTGAGATAgcttcccattttatttttgtctgagaTGGAAGAAGTGTCCAGATATTTGGGCCTGATTTCCTTTGGGCCTATGCATTTAGTAGATTGAGAAGTACAGTGCAGAGATAGCCTAAACGGATGCTTGCTGCTGGCTTCAGATCCctgataaacaaaaggaaatctcatgtacacccgtggcagattcatgtcaatgtatggcaaaatcaatacagtattgtaaagcaaaataaagtaaaaataaaatttttttaaaaaaggaaatctgttTATCTGGGAAAACATCCATGTTGCTCTGAATGTGTAAAGCAGACCTTTGTGGAATGACATCCATTTACACATgaatagtccattctgaaggagatcagccctaggagttgtttggaaggaatgatgctaaagctgaagctccagtactttggccacctcatgcgaagagttgactcattggaaaagactctgatgctgggagggattgggggcaggagagaaggggacgacagaggatgagatggctggatggcatcaccgactcgatggatgtgagtctgagtgaactccgggagttggtgatggacagggaggcctggcgtgctgcgattcatggggtcgcaaagagtcggacacgactgagtgactgaactgaagggaaatagTAAATGATAATGGGGCAACTTAGCAATCAGGAATGGCAAGATCAAACCTCTAATTTCACTTCGCTTTTGAAAATAAGTCTCAGAAGTATAAAAGATTCAGATTTGTAAAAATACAGCTATGAAAACATTAAAGGCAAACATAGGTACATATTTTAACCCATTAAAATAgctcattaaaaatgttttagataTGATGCAAAAACTAAACTCTAGGAAGATATAGACTAGTAGATTTGATTTtactaaatgtaaaaaataaaaaagtgatcataaaaaagagatgagaatatacTGTCAACAAATGAAACTAAGAAATGTTTCAAACTAAGAACTTTGATTAGTAAGAAAAGGttaaagaaacagtggaaaagtggaaaaaccatatgcttatcacattttaaaataaatttaattttgacaGAATGTGAGATAGAGTTTAATAATTCTCTTTTTGATATTGGCTCTATATATATTTTGGGAGGGGGAGTCGGCACTATATCTTAGATTTAAAGGTTTTGCGACAGTTTAATGGAGAACCTCCACTTAGGGGATTTATAGGCTAAGTGTTCAAAGAAACATAATTGCTGCTCTTTGTATCATTGTCTTTGATAACCAAAAATCAAGAACCTCCTCAAAGTCCCACTATTAGTGGGATTATTCTAAAATGGAAATGTATATGTGCTGATCTGGAAAAATATATGACATTAAATTtgtaaatgttatattttaaattgctgcaatattttaatgaaatatttcatacaaatttcAGAGAACTATCAATTCACTAAACTACCGAACTGCTTACCTCtgacatattaaaatataaactttaataaAGATTCTAAATTTTATAAGTTCAAATTctgtataatttaataaaattgaattagAGTCTAGTCCTGGATACACACTCTCAAAAATGTAGTTGGCATTTAGCTACCAAAAGCTTTGAATCAGAGAGTCATTTATTTTACACACAGCtataaaggaatattttaaaatatccataaaTAACCTGAAACTTGTGATATTAACTTTCTGTGCCAGTTTATCATCTACTGCCTAAAGCATTTAGAGTTGCAGTGGCAATTCTAAATTGGTAATTATGGATTTGGTAATCAATCATACATAGCCAGAATTGGAAACATATTCTAAGCTGTATATCAACTTTGACAAAGAAACTTCAAGAAAGTCAGGACAATATCTCTGTCCCCTTACCCTTCAGCCTTTCCAAAGTGTCCTCTTTgaataatgagaaaaattattGAAGTGAAGGACGATGAAATCTgatattaaaatgtattacaaagcagagtaataaaatgatattttagttTCATAACATTAGATGGAGTAATGAAGTGATTGTAAGAAACctgagaatttaaaaatagtcATAGATTAAAAATATGTTCTTAAGGATAAATTTACAgttattttagaataaatatgGCTGGTTAGCTacatattgtaaagaaaaataaattcaaatattttaaatatttcaacaatactttcaataataaaatactgacataaatatataaatgaatatatatgcttTTTTGTATTAATATTGGGTAAGATCAAGATAAAcctataagaaaatatattcattttgttaTGTTATAGTATTGAGTTAGGATCatgtaaaaggcaaaaataaaggtCAATAGATTTTATTCAGTGGGGATGAGTAAACTCTCTActatctcaaaaacaaaaaatttgtaAGAGGCAAGAGCTGAACTGGAAACAGTCAAT includes these proteins:
- the LOC138073269 gene encoding olfactory receptor 4K13-like, which translates into the protein MEKQNHSVVAEFILLGLTESHELQIFFFYFFSIIYVAILLSNLIIILVVKLDPQLQSPMYFLLVNLSFIDMSLASFATPKMIGDLISENKAISYEGCMAQIFFLHLLGGSEMMLLVAMAIDRLIAICKPLHYKNIMSHRICIRLALFSWTAGFVHSVSQMVFIVTLPFCAPNVVDSFFCDLPQVIKLACTDTYVLDLLVIAFSGLLSLFCFIFLFISYSIILITVHHHSSSGYSKAMSTLSAHITVVVLFFGPCLFIYIWPFSHVFIGKIFSVFYTIFTPLLNPIIYSFRNKDMKKAIIKIKTKNVSSRSAF